From Triticum urartu cultivar G1812 chromosome 2, Tu2.1, whole genome shotgun sequence, a single genomic window includes:
- the LOC125537627 gene encoding uncharacterized protein LOC125537627 isoform X1, translating into MDADLLQRCLEAGGRDFLLHHPSSPPSPTSASAAAAASSSSSSILQSLPLHVSFDRGYYLLVKAIQELRERKDGLVVTVGIGGPTGSGKTSLAEKVASVLGCVVIVSMENYRTGAGADEGSDIDSIDFDALACNLQELVKGKDTLMPLVDFQEKKRTGWRQLKISSSGVVIVDGAYALHSTLRSLLDIRVAVVGGVHFSLLSKVQHDIGDSCSLDYLIDSIFPLFRKHIEPDLHHAQIRIDNSFVCSFREPYYKLKCKNELPDGQKFYSFDKSKSETENFIEMYLRPPFASEEIKIDDWIKVTQCGIRYYLSLGDQRIVDKFFIIRPKAEFEVGRTTLGGLLALGYSVVVSFKRTSRTVKRDQLLIAAETIDSLNESFLVLKGPSRKIVAAEASNLGIKGPWITKSYLEMILESKGVPRVNTPPPVSSTLLTDSQEKKIAVPKPIRVLTDRVANLDDFVQPWTRSPPKKFDQEPSLGKWQFIPDSSSRGNIQLAPLPDSYDLDRGLLLSVQAIQAVLETKGFPVIVGIGGPSGSGKTSLAQKMANIIGCEVISLESYYKPEQVRDYKYDEYSSLDIALLTKNIKEIRNTHKAKVPCFDFEKFKRNGFKEFQVSEECGVVIFEGVYTLHPAIRKSLDLWIAVVGGVHSHLIARIQRDKNRAGFSISQNEIMTTVFPLFQQYIEPHLVDAHLKIQNDFDPVLSPESSPFVLKSTKQVSYQDILKVLDASKVCSSVQNFTDVYLRLPGIPSNGQLTEGECIRVRICEGRFAVLIREPIREGNFIIQPKVDFDISASTVAGLLKLGYQAVAYIEASAVIYQDGKILIEVDHLQGVTNPYIQIKGTNKEIVSSAASSLSLDGSYTTKSYLQIILESLPVDDNVTAGIHNQQAARLQELVEFIQSQGGSFNSDLSSPIRENSSTDGVLDDLQSRIKRLERWNTINMVIVMHLFYGLYYCLLLLGIHYTRKDVINKSQN; encoded by the exons ATGGATGCAGACCTCCTGCAGCGCTGCCTCGAGGCCGGCGGCCGCGACTTCCTGCTCCACCATCCTTCGTCCCCTCCCTCCCCCACATCcgcctctgccgccgccgccgcctcctcctcctcttcttccatCCTCCAGTCCCTCCCCCTCCATGTG TCATTCGACCGCGGCTACTACCTCCTCGTGAAGGCGATCCAGGAGCTGCGGGAGCGCAAGGATGGCCTTGTCGTCACCGTCGGCATCGGCGGGCCTACCGGCTCCGGCAAGACCAG CTTGGCGGAGAAGGTGGCATCGGTGCTGGGGTGCGTCGTGATTGTGTCCATGGAGAACTACCGCACGGGGGCAGGGGCTGACGAGGGGAGCGACATCGACTCCATCGACTTCGACGCCCTCGCGTGCAACCTCCAG GAACTAGTGAAGGGCAAAGATACGTTGATGCCACTGGTTGATTTTCAAGAGAAGAAACGTACAGGATGGAGACAACTGAAGATTTCATCATCTGGAGTG GTGATTGTTGATGGTGCTTATGCTCTGCATTCAACACTAAGGTCACTGCTCGATATTCGTGTTGCTGTG GTTGGTGGTGTTCATTTTAGCCTGCTTTCTAAAGTTCAGCATGATATTGGAGATTCTTGTTCATTGGACTATCTGATTGATAGCATATTTCCGCTGTTCAGAAAGCACATTGAGCCAGACCTGCATCATGCTCAA ATTAGAATTGATAATAGCTTTGTCTGCTCATTCCGTGAGCCGTACTACAAACTGAAATGCAAAAATGAG TTACCAGATGGCCAGAAATTCTATTCTTTTGATAAAAGTAAATCAGAAACTGAGAA CTTTATTGAGATGTACCTTAGGCCACCTTTTGCTTCTGAAGAAATTAAAATTGATGATTGGATTAAAGTTACGCAATGTGGTATAAGATACTACCTGTCTCTCGGGGACCAGAGGATTGTTGACAAGTTCTTTATTATCCGTCCAAAAGCTGAGTTTGAG GTTGGACGGACAACTCTTGGAGGATTGTTGGCCTTGGGATATAGTGTTGTTGTTAGCTTTAAACGTACGTCCAGAACTGTCAAGAGAGATCAGTTATTAATCGCAGCAGAGACTATtgatagcctgaacgagtccttttTGGTATTAAAAGGGCCAAGTAGGAAG ATTGTTGCAGCAGAAGCTTCCAATCTAGGCATAAAGGGTCCGTGGATAACAAAGTCCTACCTGGAAATGATCCTGGAGAGCAAAG GAGTTCCACGAGTTAATACACCCCCACCAGTCTCCAGCACACTACTGACTGACAGTCAAGAAAAGAAAATTGCTGTGCCTAAACCAATTCGTGTTCTTACCGATAGAGTTGCAAATCTTGATGACTTTGTGCAACCATGGACTAGGTCTCCACCCAAAAAGTTTGACCAGGAACCTTCTCTGGGAAAATGGCAGTTTATTCCAG attcttcttCAAGAGGTAACATCCAGCTAGCACCCCTGCCAGATTCTTATGACTTAGATAGGGGTCTTCTTCTATCAGTTCAAGCAATTCAG GCAGTGTTGGAGACCAAAGGATTTCCTGTCATTGTTGGGATTG GTGGTCCTAGTGGATCGGGAAAAACAAGTTTAGCTCAGAAGATGGCCAATATAATTGGTTGTGAAGTTATAAGCTTGGAAAGCTATTACAAGCCTGAGCAAGTGAGGGACTATAAATATGACGAGTATAGCTCATTGGATATTGCCTTGCTGACTAAG AATATTAAGGAGATTAGAAATACTCATAAAGCAAAAGTCCCTTGCTTTGACTTTGAGAAGTTCAAAAGAAATGGATTCAAGGAGTTCCAAGTGTCCGAGGAATGTGGAGTG GTAATCTTTGAAGGTGTCTATACTTTGCATCCTGCCATAAGGAAATCACTGGATTTGTGGATTGCAGTT GTTGGGGGAGTTCATTCTCATCTTATTGCAAGAATACAGAGAGACAAGAATCGTGCTGGCTTTTCTATTTCCCAGAATGAAATTATGACCACCGTGTTTCCACTGTTTCAGCAATACATAGAACCACATCTTGTCGATGCTCAT CTTAAGATTCAAAATGATTTTGATCCTGTGCTTTCTCCTGAAAGCTCGCCTTTTGTATTAAAAAGCACAAAACAG GTATCCTACCAAGACATACTAAAAGTGCTTGATGCCAGTAAGGTCTGCAGCTCTGTCCAGAATTTTACTGATGTGTACTTAAGGCTTCCTGGCATACCATCAAATGGACAGCTGACAGAAGGTGAGTGTATTAGGGTCAGAATATGTGAAGGAAGATTTGCAGTGTTAATACGAGAG CCTATAAGGGAAGGGAATTTTATTATCCAGCCAAAGGTTGATTTTGATATTAGTGCCAGTACTGTGGCAGGACTGCTTAAGCTTGG CTACCAAGCTGTTGCATACATTGAAGCTTCTGCCGTGATTTACCAAGATGGAAAG ATTCTTATAGAAGTTGACCATTTACAAGGCGTGACAAACCCATATATTCAAATTAAAGGAACAAATAAGGAGATAGTTTCATCTGCTGCCTCTTCTCTCAGCCTAGATGGTTCATATACAACAAAG AGCTATCTTCAAATTATTCTGGAGAGTTTACCAGTGGATGATAATGTTACTGCTGGTATTCATAACCAACAAGCTGCTAGGCTACAGGAACTAGTTGAGTTCATCCAGTCACAA GGAGGGAGCTTCAATTCTGATTTATCTTCACCTATAAGAGAAAATTCTTCAACAGATGGTGTGCTTGATGATTTGCAATCCAGAATAAAGAGGCTTGAGAGATGGAATACAATAAATATGGTGATTGTTATGCATCT GTTTTATGGACTATACTACTGTCTGCTCTTGTTGGGTATTCACTATACCAGAAAAGACGTCATTAACAAGTCACAAAATTGA
- the LOC125537628 gene encoding fasciclin-like arabinogalactan protein 3 → MAPIASFAAAVLLLLALASPAAAFNITRILGEFPDFSTFNGLLSQTKLADEINRRQTITVLAVNNGGMGAITSLPSDVQRKVLAVHVVLDYYDAEKLGSMKNRSAVLTTLFQSTGQATNRMGFINYTRRAADGVMMFGSAEPGAPLTSQMVKPVMSRPYNISVLEVSSAIVPPSIGSVDNSRARAPAPALTKIPAPAPAPSKSKKPKTEGAPTPAPAPSDDDSSANAPADADGPDADGPATDGPDADGPAADAPADDDDDKSSDDTGDAAGRVVARASLGIVALLVILVSL, encoded by the coding sequence ATGGCTCCGATCGCCTCCTTTGCCGCAGCGGTGCTTCTACTCCTCGCACTGGCGTCACCGGCGGCAGCCTTCAACATCACCAGAATCCTTGGCGAGTTTCCCGACTTCTCCACGTTCAACGGCCTCCTCAGTCAGACGAAGCTCGCGGACGAGATCAACCGCCGGCAGACTATTACGGTGCTGGCAGTCAACAATGGAGGGATGGGCGCCATCACCTCGCTCCCCTCGGACGTCCAGCGGAAGGTGCTCGCCGTGCACGTGGTCCTGGACTACTACGACGCGGAGAAGCTGGGCAGCATGAAGAACCGCTCGGCCGTGCTCACGACGCTCTTCCAGTCTACCGGCCAGGCCACCAACCGGATGGGCTTTATCAACTACACCAGGCGCGCCGCCGACGGCGTCATGATGTTCGGCTCCGCCGAGCCCGGCGCCCCATTGACGTCCCAGATGGTGAAGCCCGTCATGTCCCGCCCCTACAACATCTCCGTGCTGGAGGTCAGCTCTGCCATCGTGCCGCCCAGCATCGGCTCCGTCGACAACAGCAGAGCTCGCGCTCCGGCGCCTGCCCTTACTAAGATTCCTGCGCCAGCACCGGCGCCGTCCAAGAGCAAGAAGCCAAAGACGGAGGGAGCCCCCACCCCTGCTCCTGCCCCGTCCGACGACGATTCTAGCGCTAACGCACCTGCCGACGCGGATGGGCCCGACGCGGACGGCCCGGCGACGGATGGGCCCGATGCGGACGGCCCGGCGGCGGATGCGCCGgcagatgatgatgatgacaagaGCAGCGACGACACCGGGGACGCTGCGGGCAGGGTGGTTGCCCGTGCAAGTCTCGGTATCGTGGCGCTTCTGGTGATTCTTGTTTCGCTCTGA
- the LOC125537627 gene encoding uncharacterized protein LOC125537627 isoform X2: protein MDADLLQRCLEAGGRDFLLHHPSSPPSPTSASAAAAASSSSSSILQSLPLHVSFDRGYYLLVKAIQELRERKDGLVVTVGIGGPTGSGKTSLAEKVASVLGCVVIVSMENYRTGAGADEGSDIDSIDFDALACNLQELVKGKDTLMPLVDFQEKKRTGWRQLKISSSGVVIVDGAYALHSTLRSLLDIRVAVVGGVHFSLLSKVQHDIGDSCSLDYLIDSIFPLFRKHIEPDLHHAQIRIDNSFVCSFREPYYKLKCKNELPDGQKFYSFDKSKSETENFIEMYLRPPFASEEIKIDDWIKVTQCGIRYYLSLGDQRIVDKFFIIRPKAEFEVGRTTLGGLLALGYSVVVSFKRTSRTVKRDQLLIAAETIDSLNESFLVLKGPSRKIVAAEASNLGIKGPWITKSYLEMILESKGVPRVNTPPPVSSTLLTDSQEKKIAVPKPIRVLTDRVANLDDFVQPWTRSPPKKFDQEPSLGKWQFIPDSSSRGNIQLAPLPDSYDLDRGLLLSVQAIQAVLETKGFPVIVGIGGPSGSGKTSLAQKMANIIGCEVISLESYYKPEQVRDYKYDEYSSLDIALLTKNIKEIRNTHKAKVPCFDFEKFKRNGFKEFQVSEECGVVIFEGVYTLHPAIRKSLDLWIAVVGGVHSHLIARIQRDKNRAGFSISQNEIMTTVFPLFQQYIEPHLVDAHLKIQNDFDPVLSPESSPFVLKSTKQVSYQDILKVLDASKVCSSVQNFTDVYLRLPGIPSNGQLTEGECIRVRICEGRFAVLIREPIREGNFIIQPKVDFDISASTVAGLLKLGYQAVAYIEASAVIYQDGKILIEVDHLQGVTNPYIQIKGTNKEIVSSAASSLSLDGSYTTKSYLQIILESLPVDDNVTAGIHNQQAARLQELVEFIQSQGGSFNSDLSSPIRENSSTDGVLDDLQSRIKRLERWNTINMVLWTILLSALVGYSLYQKRRH, encoded by the exons ATGGATGCAGACCTCCTGCAGCGCTGCCTCGAGGCCGGCGGCCGCGACTTCCTGCTCCACCATCCTTCGTCCCCTCCCTCCCCCACATCcgcctctgccgccgccgccgcctcctcctcctcttcttccatCCTCCAGTCCCTCCCCCTCCATGTG TCATTCGACCGCGGCTACTACCTCCTCGTGAAGGCGATCCAGGAGCTGCGGGAGCGCAAGGATGGCCTTGTCGTCACCGTCGGCATCGGCGGGCCTACCGGCTCCGGCAAGACCAG CTTGGCGGAGAAGGTGGCATCGGTGCTGGGGTGCGTCGTGATTGTGTCCATGGAGAACTACCGCACGGGGGCAGGGGCTGACGAGGGGAGCGACATCGACTCCATCGACTTCGACGCCCTCGCGTGCAACCTCCAG GAACTAGTGAAGGGCAAAGATACGTTGATGCCACTGGTTGATTTTCAAGAGAAGAAACGTACAGGATGGAGACAACTGAAGATTTCATCATCTGGAGTG GTGATTGTTGATGGTGCTTATGCTCTGCATTCAACACTAAGGTCACTGCTCGATATTCGTGTTGCTGTG GTTGGTGGTGTTCATTTTAGCCTGCTTTCTAAAGTTCAGCATGATATTGGAGATTCTTGTTCATTGGACTATCTGATTGATAGCATATTTCCGCTGTTCAGAAAGCACATTGAGCCAGACCTGCATCATGCTCAA ATTAGAATTGATAATAGCTTTGTCTGCTCATTCCGTGAGCCGTACTACAAACTGAAATGCAAAAATGAG TTACCAGATGGCCAGAAATTCTATTCTTTTGATAAAAGTAAATCAGAAACTGAGAA CTTTATTGAGATGTACCTTAGGCCACCTTTTGCTTCTGAAGAAATTAAAATTGATGATTGGATTAAAGTTACGCAATGTGGTATAAGATACTACCTGTCTCTCGGGGACCAGAGGATTGTTGACAAGTTCTTTATTATCCGTCCAAAAGCTGAGTTTGAG GTTGGACGGACAACTCTTGGAGGATTGTTGGCCTTGGGATATAGTGTTGTTGTTAGCTTTAAACGTACGTCCAGAACTGTCAAGAGAGATCAGTTATTAATCGCAGCAGAGACTATtgatagcctgaacgagtccttttTGGTATTAAAAGGGCCAAGTAGGAAG ATTGTTGCAGCAGAAGCTTCCAATCTAGGCATAAAGGGTCCGTGGATAACAAAGTCCTACCTGGAAATGATCCTGGAGAGCAAAG GAGTTCCACGAGTTAATACACCCCCACCAGTCTCCAGCACACTACTGACTGACAGTCAAGAAAAGAAAATTGCTGTGCCTAAACCAATTCGTGTTCTTACCGATAGAGTTGCAAATCTTGATGACTTTGTGCAACCATGGACTAGGTCTCCACCCAAAAAGTTTGACCAGGAACCTTCTCTGGGAAAATGGCAGTTTATTCCAG attcttcttCAAGAGGTAACATCCAGCTAGCACCCCTGCCAGATTCTTATGACTTAGATAGGGGTCTTCTTCTATCAGTTCAAGCAATTCAG GCAGTGTTGGAGACCAAAGGATTTCCTGTCATTGTTGGGATTG GTGGTCCTAGTGGATCGGGAAAAACAAGTTTAGCTCAGAAGATGGCCAATATAATTGGTTGTGAAGTTATAAGCTTGGAAAGCTATTACAAGCCTGAGCAAGTGAGGGACTATAAATATGACGAGTATAGCTCATTGGATATTGCCTTGCTGACTAAG AATATTAAGGAGATTAGAAATACTCATAAAGCAAAAGTCCCTTGCTTTGACTTTGAGAAGTTCAAAAGAAATGGATTCAAGGAGTTCCAAGTGTCCGAGGAATGTGGAGTG GTAATCTTTGAAGGTGTCTATACTTTGCATCCTGCCATAAGGAAATCACTGGATTTGTGGATTGCAGTT GTTGGGGGAGTTCATTCTCATCTTATTGCAAGAATACAGAGAGACAAGAATCGTGCTGGCTTTTCTATTTCCCAGAATGAAATTATGACCACCGTGTTTCCACTGTTTCAGCAATACATAGAACCACATCTTGTCGATGCTCAT CTTAAGATTCAAAATGATTTTGATCCTGTGCTTTCTCCTGAAAGCTCGCCTTTTGTATTAAAAAGCACAAAACAG GTATCCTACCAAGACATACTAAAAGTGCTTGATGCCAGTAAGGTCTGCAGCTCTGTCCAGAATTTTACTGATGTGTACTTAAGGCTTCCTGGCATACCATCAAATGGACAGCTGACAGAAGGTGAGTGTATTAGGGTCAGAATATGTGAAGGAAGATTTGCAGTGTTAATACGAGAG CCTATAAGGGAAGGGAATTTTATTATCCAGCCAAAGGTTGATTTTGATATTAGTGCCAGTACTGTGGCAGGACTGCTTAAGCTTGG CTACCAAGCTGTTGCATACATTGAAGCTTCTGCCGTGATTTACCAAGATGGAAAG ATTCTTATAGAAGTTGACCATTTACAAGGCGTGACAAACCCATATATTCAAATTAAAGGAACAAATAAGGAGATAGTTTCATCTGCTGCCTCTTCTCTCAGCCTAGATGGTTCATATACAACAAAG AGCTATCTTCAAATTATTCTGGAGAGTTTACCAGTGGATGATAATGTTACTGCTGGTATTCATAACCAACAAGCTGCTAGGCTACAGGAACTAGTTGAGTTCATCCAGTCACAA GGAGGGAGCTTCAATTCTGATTTATCTTCACCTATAAGAGAAAATTCTTCAACAGATGGTGTGCTTGATGATTTGCAATCCAGAATAAAGAGGCTTGAGAGATGGAATACAATAAATATG GTTTTATGGACTATACTACTGTCTGCTCTTGTTGGGTATTCACTATACCAGAAAAGACGTCATTAA
- the LOC125537627 gene encoding uncharacterized protein LOC125537627 isoform X3 — translation MGGCIRELVKGKDTLMPLVDFQEKKRTGWRQLKISSSGVVIVDGAYALHSTLRSLLDIRVAVVGGVHFSLLSKVQHDIGDSCSLDYLIDSIFPLFRKHIEPDLHHAQIRIDNSFVCSFREPYYKLKCKNELPDGQKFYSFDKSKSETENFIEMYLRPPFASEEIKIDDWIKVTQCGIRYYLSLGDQRIVDKFFIIRPKAEFEVGRTTLGGLLALGYSVVVSFKRTSRTVKRDQLLIAAETIDSLNESFLVLKGPSRKIVAAEASNLGIKGPWITKSYLEMILESKGVPRVNTPPPVSSTLLTDSQEKKIAVPKPIRVLTDRVANLDDFVQPWTRSPPKKFDQEPSLGKWQFIPDSSSRGNIQLAPLPDSYDLDRGLLLSVQAIQAVLETKGFPVIVGIGGPSGSGKTSLAQKMANIIGCEVISLESYYKPEQVRDYKYDEYSSLDIALLTKNIKEIRNTHKAKVPCFDFEKFKRNGFKEFQVSEECGVVIFEGVYTLHPAIRKSLDLWIAVVGGVHSHLIARIQRDKNRAGFSISQNEIMTTVFPLFQQYIEPHLVDAHLKIQNDFDPVLSPESSPFVLKSTKQVSYQDILKVLDASKVCSSVQNFTDVYLRLPGIPSNGQLTEGECIRVRICEGRFAVLIREPIREGNFIIQPKVDFDISASTVAGLLKLGYQAVAYIEASAVIYQDGKILIEVDHLQGVTNPYIQIKGTNKEIVSSAASSLSLDGSYTTKSYLQIILESLPVDDNVTAGIHNQQAARLQELVEFIQSQGGSFNSDLSSPIRENSSTDGVLDDLQSRIKRLERWNTINMVIVMHLFYGLYYCLLLLGIHYTRKDVINKSQN, via the exons ATGGGTGGCTGCATACGG GAACTAGTGAAGGGCAAAGATACGTTGATGCCACTGGTTGATTTTCAAGAGAAGAAACGTACAGGATGGAGACAACTGAAGATTTCATCATCTGGAGTG GTGATTGTTGATGGTGCTTATGCTCTGCATTCAACACTAAGGTCACTGCTCGATATTCGTGTTGCTGTG GTTGGTGGTGTTCATTTTAGCCTGCTTTCTAAAGTTCAGCATGATATTGGAGATTCTTGTTCATTGGACTATCTGATTGATAGCATATTTCCGCTGTTCAGAAAGCACATTGAGCCAGACCTGCATCATGCTCAA ATTAGAATTGATAATAGCTTTGTCTGCTCATTCCGTGAGCCGTACTACAAACTGAAATGCAAAAATGAG TTACCAGATGGCCAGAAATTCTATTCTTTTGATAAAAGTAAATCAGAAACTGAGAA CTTTATTGAGATGTACCTTAGGCCACCTTTTGCTTCTGAAGAAATTAAAATTGATGATTGGATTAAAGTTACGCAATGTGGTATAAGATACTACCTGTCTCTCGGGGACCAGAGGATTGTTGACAAGTTCTTTATTATCCGTCCAAAAGCTGAGTTTGAG GTTGGACGGACAACTCTTGGAGGATTGTTGGCCTTGGGATATAGTGTTGTTGTTAGCTTTAAACGTACGTCCAGAACTGTCAAGAGAGATCAGTTATTAATCGCAGCAGAGACTATtgatagcctgaacgagtccttttTGGTATTAAAAGGGCCAAGTAGGAAG ATTGTTGCAGCAGAAGCTTCCAATCTAGGCATAAAGGGTCCGTGGATAACAAAGTCCTACCTGGAAATGATCCTGGAGAGCAAAG GAGTTCCACGAGTTAATACACCCCCACCAGTCTCCAGCACACTACTGACTGACAGTCAAGAAAAGAAAATTGCTGTGCCTAAACCAATTCGTGTTCTTACCGATAGAGTTGCAAATCTTGATGACTTTGTGCAACCATGGACTAGGTCTCCACCCAAAAAGTTTGACCAGGAACCTTCTCTGGGAAAATGGCAGTTTATTCCAG attcttcttCAAGAGGTAACATCCAGCTAGCACCCCTGCCAGATTCTTATGACTTAGATAGGGGTCTTCTTCTATCAGTTCAAGCAATTCAG GCAGTGTTGGAGACCAAAGGATTTCCTGTCATTGTTGGGATTG GTGGTCCTAGTGGATCGGGAAAAACAAGTTTAGCTCAGAAGATGGCCAATATAATTGGTTGTGAAGTTATAAGCTTGGAAAGCTATTACAAGCCTGAGCAAGTGAGGGACTATAAATATGACGAGTATAGCTCATTGGATATTGCCTTGCTGACTAAG AATATTAAGGAGATTAGAAATACTCATAAAGCAAAAGTCCCTTGCTTTGACTTTGAGAAGTTCAAAAGAAATGGATTCAAGGAGTTCCAAGTGTCCGAGGAATGTGGAGTG GTAATCTTTGAAGGTGTCTATACTTTGCATCCTGCCATAAGGAAATCACTGGATTTGTGGATTGCAGTT GTTGGGGGAGTTCATTCTCATCTTATTGCAAGAATACAGAGAGACAAGAATCGTGCTGGCTTTTCTATTTCCCAGAATGAAATTATGACCACCGTGTTTCCACTGTTTCAGCAATACATAGAACCACATCTTGTCGATGCTCAT CTTAAGATTCAAAATGATTTTGATCCTGTGCTTTCTCCTGAAAGCTCGCCTTTTGTATTAAAAAGCACAAAACAG GTATCCTACCAAGACATACTAAAAGTGCTTGATGCCAGTAAGGTCTGCAGCTCTGTCCAGAATTTTACTGATGTGTACTTAAGGCTTCCTGGCATACCATCAAATGGACAGCTGACAGAAGGTGAGTGTATTAGGGTCAGAATATGTGAAGGAAGATTTGCAGTGTTAATACGAGAG CCTATAAGGGAAGGGAATTTTATTATCCAGCCAAAGGTTGATTTTGATATTAGTGCCAGTACTGTGGCAGGACTGCTTAAGCTTGG CTACCAAGCTGTTGCATACATTGAAGCTTCTGCCGTGATTTACCAAGATGGAAAG ATTCTTATAGAAGTTGACCATTTACAAGGCGTGACAAACCCATATATTCAAATTAAAGGAACAAATAAGGAGATAGTTTCATCTGCTGCCTCTTCTCTCAGCCTAGATGGTTCATATACAACAAAG AGCTATCTTCAAATTATTCTGGAGAGTTTACCAGTGGATGATAATGTTACTGCTGGTATTCATAACCAACAAGCTGCTAGGCTACAGGAACTAGTTGAGTTCATCCAGTCACAA GGAGGGAGCTTCAATTCTGATTTATCTTCACCTATAAGAGAAAATTCTTCAACAGATGGTGTGCTTGATGATTTGCAATCCAGAATAAAGAGGCTTGAGAGATGGAATACAATAAATATGGTGATTGTTATGCATCT GTTTTATGGACTATACTACTGTCTGCTCTTGTTGGGTATTCACTATACCAGAAAAGACGTCATTAACAAGTCACAAAATTGA